One Oryza glaberrima chromosome 11, OglaRS2, whole genome shotgun sequence genomic region harbors:
- the LOC127754178 gene encoding protein NRT1/ PTR FAMILY 1.2-like, which produces MMEGHSNELGRANTLKKGGLRPIPVIIANEVSERIVSASVTANLIIYLTTKYHLGAASSAIIIFVYQAAANFLPVCGAIVSDALLGRYLMVTLTLFSCTTGTFILFLTSLIPKLTPPDCGLSNQGCTSPSPLQLFVLCASLGFMSLGASGVRPCCLAFAEDQIAHWDEAQKDRALRGLFSWYYVSVGFAQIVAVTILVYFQDQVGWKVGFGISAAVMLSITLVNLAASPFYVKMKPQRSIWISLLQVVVVSLKNRHLVLPKTYQSAQFHNASGLRELVPSEKMRFLNKACILRYHATNVSDGAGRTNSWNICTVEQVENLKSALSVIPMWSAMIMTFLIQSSSFGVLQAATMDRRVGTKKFQLPAGSISIFEIITFTIWSGCYDRYIVPFLRRITGRQQVLTLKQRMGIGVSLSIASMLVASAVETYRRKVAVKGGLRHDAKGTLEMSVLWLAPQYVIIGLAGAFSSIGQIEFYYAVLPKSMGSFVLALLFFGAGVASIIATLVIKAINLITGRNGMAPWLSNNLNEGHYNYYYFLLAVLGAIDLIYFIVCSYVFDERTQNMSLETSGDAKEMVEFQG; this is translated from the exons ATGATGGAAGGTCATAGCAATGAACTGGGACGGGCCAACACCTTGAAGAAAGGAGGTCTTCGACCAATCCCGGTCATCATCG CAAATGAAGTATCTGAACGAATTGTGAGCGCATCAGTTACTGCAAACCTTATTATCTACCTTACAACAAAGTATCACCTCGGTGCTGCAAGTAGTGCAATCATCATCTTTGTGTATCAAGCAGCTGCAAATTTTTTGCCTGTGTGTGGTGCAATTGTGTCTGATGCACTATTGGGTCGTTACCTGATGGTTACATTAACATTGTTCTCCTGCACAACT GGGACTTTTATTCTATTCCTAACATCACTAATTCCAAAATTAACACCCCCAGATTGTGGTCTTTCAAATCAAGGTTGTACTTCACCATCTCCACTACAACTGTTTGTTCTGTGTGCCTCTCTTGGTTTCATGTCGCTCGGAGCGAGTGGTGTTCGCCCCTGCTGTCTTGCCTTTGCTGAGGATCAGATTGCTCATTGGGACGAAGCCCAAAAGGACCGTGCACTCCGTGGTTTGTTCAGCTGGTACTATGTATCGGTCGGCTTCGCGCAGATAGTGGCTGTTACCATCCTCGTCTACTTTCAAGATCAGGTGGGTTGGAAGGTTGGGTTTGGGATTTCAGCCGCCGTTATGCTATCCATCACACTTGTGAACTTGGCAGCATCACCCTTCTATGTGAAGATGAAGCCACAGAGGAGTATATGGATCAGCTTACTGCAAGTGGTTGTTGTGTCTCTTAAGAACCGCCACCTGGTACTTCCGAAGACATATCAGAGTGCTCAGTTCCATAATGCCTCGGGATTAAGAGAGCTAGTTCCATCTGAAAAAATGAG ATTCTTGAACAAAGCATGCATTCTGAGATACCATGCAACCAATGTGAGCGATGGAGCAGGCAGAACTAACTCATGGAACATCTGTACCGTGGAGCAAGTGGAGAACCTCAAATCTGCACTCAGCGTGATACCGATGTGGTCAGCAATGATAATGACCTTCCTGATACAAAGCTCATCCTTCGGGGTACTACAAGCAGCCACCATGGACCGGCGAGTTGGCACAAAAAAGTTCCAACTACCGGCGGGCTCTATCTCAATCTTTGAGATCATAACCTTCACGATATGGTCAGGCTGCTATGACCGGTACATTGTGCCATTTCTTAGAAGAATCACAGGTAGGCAGCAGGTGCTAACCCTTAAGCAACGGATGGGCATTGGTGTGTCCTTGTCCATTGCATCCATGCTTGTGGCATCAGCAGTGGAGACATACAGAAGGAAGGTTGCGGTTAAGGGAGGCTTGCGGCACGATGCTAAGGGAACATTGGAAATGTCTGTGCTGTGGCTGGCACCTCAGTATGTCATAATAGGCCTCGCAGGCGCATTTAGCTCCATTGGGCAGATTGAATTCTATTATGCAGTGCTTCCCAAGTCCATGGGGAGCTTTGTGCTAGCATTGCTCTTCTTCGGTGCTGGTGTCGCAAGCATCATTGCAACATTAGTGATCAAGGCCATCAACCTGATCACCGGTAGAAATGGCATGGCACCATGGCTGTCCAATAACCTAAATGAGGGTCACTATAACTATTACTACTTCCTTCTTGCTGTCCTTGGTGCCATTGACCTGATCTATTTCATAGTTTGCTCTTATGTT